The DNA segment AGCCAAGGCGTTATATCACAAAATGGAACAGGAACTGGCCTATAACCCACGTAGTCAATTGGGAGTGTAACAAGTTATGAAACAGGAAATACTAACTGGAATTCTACTTGATGAAGAAAGTGAGTTATCACTCAATGAGCTCTGCCAAGCCTGCTCGCGTTCGACCGAATGGATTATTGAACTGGTCGATGAAGGTGCACTGGAACCCATTGGTCAACAACGTGCACAATGGCGATTTCCTGCAAATAGCCTGCAAAAGGCACGTACAGCCATGCGTTTGCAGCATGATCTTGGTGTCAATCTTGCGGGTATTGCCCTGGCACTGGAGCTACTTGATAATATCCAGGTATTACAATCACGCTTATGCCGATTTGAAAAATAGCTGATAAAAATTCTCTGTGGTCTGCTCACCCAGTTCTTCTACCGAGACACCTCTAAGCTGGGCAATAAAGGCTGCC comes from the Gammaproteobacteria bacterium genome and includes:
- a CDS encoding MerR family transcriptional regulator, encoding MKQEILTGILLDEESELSLNELCQACSRSTEWIIELVDEGALEPIGQQRAQWRFPANSLQKARTAMRLQHDLGVNLAGIALALELLDNIQVLQSRLCRFEK